The following are encoded together in the Microtus pennsylvanicus isolate mMicPen1 chromosome 8, mMicPen1.hap1, whole genome shotgun sequence genome:
- the Strap gene encoding serine-threonine kinase receptor-associated protein — MAMRQTPLTCSGHTRPVVDLAFSGITPYGYFLISACKDGKPMLRQGDTGDWIGTFLGHKGAVWGATLNKDATKAATAAADFTAKVWDAVTGDELMTLAHKHIVKTVDFTQDSNYLLTGGQDKLLRIYDLNKPEAEPKEISGHTSGIKKALWCSEDKQILSADDKTVRLWDHATMTEVKSVNFNMSVSSMEYIPEGEVLVLTYGRTIAFHSAVSLEPIKSFEAPATINSASLHPEKEFLVAGGEDFKLYKYDYNSGEELESYKGHFGPIHCVRFSPDGELYASGSEDGTLRLWQTVVGKTYGLWKCVLPEEDSGELAKPKVGFQETAEEELEEIASENSDSIYSSTPEVKA, encoded by the exons ATGGCCATGAGGCAGACGCCGCTCACTTGCTCCGGCCACACGCGGCCCGTGGTGGACTTGGCCTTCAGCGGCATCACGCCTTACGGCTATTTTCTGATCAGCGCCTGTAAAG atGGCAAACCTATGCTTCGCCAGGGAGATACAGGAGACTGGATTGGAACATTTTTGGGTCATAAAGGTGCTGTTTGGGGTGCAACGTTGAATAAAGATGCCACCAAAGCTGCCACAGCAGCTGCAGATTTCACGGC CAAAGTGTGGGATGCTGTCACGGGAGATGAATTGATGACCCTGGCTCATAAGCACATTGTCAAGACTGTGGATTTCACACAG gaTAGCAACTACCTGTTAACTGGGGGGCAGGATAAACTGCTGCGCATATATGACTTGAACAAACCTGAGGCAG aacCTAAGGAAATTAGTGGTCACACTTCCGGtattaaaaaggctctgtggtgCAGCGAGGATAAACAGATTCTTTCAGCTGATGATAAAACTGTTCG tCTTTGGGATCATGCTACAATGACTGAAGTGAAATCTGTGAATTTTAACATGTCTGTTAGCAGCATGGAATATATCCCTGAGGGAGAGGTCCTGGTTCTCACTTATGGGCGGACTATTGCTTTTCATAGTGCAGTAAG TCTGGAGCCAATTAAATCCTTTGAAGCTCCTGCAACCATCAATTCTGCGTCTCTTCATCCTGAGAAGGAATTTCTTGTTGCAGGTGGAGAAGACTTTAAACTGTATAAGTATGACTACAATAGTGGAGAAGAATTAG AATCCTACAAAGGTCACTTTGGCCCCATTCACTGTGTGAGGTTTAGTCCTGATGGTGAACTCTATGCCAGTGGTTCTGAAGATGGGACATTGAGATTGTGGCAAACTGTAGTAGGAAAAACCTATGGCCTTTGGAAATGCGTGCTTCCTG AGGAAGACAGCGGGGAACTGGCAAAGCCAAAGGTCGGTTTTCAAGAAACAGCGGAAGAGGAGCTGG